The following coding sequences lie in one Thermosulfuriphilus ammonigenes genomic window:
- a CDS encoding MFS transporter → MLVIPGLSALAALAISTVHFFMPVYLKGKLGFSGQQIGLLYGALSVTTLITAFPFGLASDRLKARDLVALALLLLGGAIYLQAQVSHFTVYFLAFLIYGLGLNLFRIALDALLFKTVSERTGKSFGIFNGSRMAGFTLGGILGGVLLDRLDFVFTLKTVAGFYLLLLAFYPWLPRTTPVRFRIITYQEDFVRRPVVFFALWLLLFYLHWGAEFTSYGLFLRKSLGLSLTGMGLYMSAEFATVGLASVGGGLLLHRGLAIEHLALAGLFASGVGHIGMVWPQVPISLAFRLVHGLGDGFIAVVSYVGIARLFRIERIGGNAGLITFSIMLGSFIGSLIFGPLGERYGYGTPLAISGLITLGLIPLALIYRWHTSPEPSRRG, encoded by the coding sequence ATGCTCGTTATTCCCGGATTATCGGCCCTTGCTGCCTTGGCCATCTCTACCGTGCACTTTTTTATGCCCGTTTACCTTAAGGGCAAACTGGGGTTTTCTGGTCAACAGATAGGGCTCCTCTATGGGGCCCTGAGTGTCACTACCTTGATTACCGCCTTCCCTTTTGGGCTGGCTAGTGATCGCCTCAAGGCTCGCGATTTAGTGGCTCTGGCTCTACTTCTTCTTGGAGGGGCCATCTACCTTCAGGCCCAAGTAAGCCACTTTACTGTCTATTTTTTGGCCTTTCTAATCTATGGCCTGGGGCTTAATCTCTTTCGTATTGCCCTTGACGCCCTCCTTTTTAAGACTGTTTCCGAACGAACAGGCAAAAGCTTTGGTATCTTTAACGGGTCTCGAATGGCCGGGTTTACCCTGGGAGGAATCCTTGGAGGAGTCCTCCTTGATCGACTGGACTTCGTGTTTACCTTGAAGACGGTGGCCGGATTTTATCTCCTCCTGCTGGCCTTCTATCCTTGGCTACCGCGAACAACTCCGGTTCGCTTTCGAATAATCACCTATCAGGAAGATTTTGTCCGGCGACCGGTGGTCTTCTTCGCCCTCTGGCTATTGCTTTTTTATCTCCATTGGGGAGCGGAGTTTACCAGTTATGGTTTATTTTTACGCAAAAGCCTCGGTCTTTCCCTTACCGGAATGGGGCTTTATATGTCCGCTGAGTTTGCCACCGTAGGGTTGGCCTCCGTCGGAGGAGGATTGCTACTTCATCGCGGCCTGGCTATCGAACATCTGGCCTTAGCCGGACTTTTTGCCTCCGGCGTAGGCCACATCGGAATGGTCTGGCCTCAGGTGCCTATCTCCTTGGCCTTTCGACTTGTCCATGGTCTGGGAGACGGATTCATTGCCGTGGTATCCTATGTGGGGATAGCCAGATTGTTTCGGATCGAACGCATAGGAGGAAACGCCGGATTAATTACCTTCTCTATCATGTTGGGGTCCTTCATCGGTTCTCTTATCTTCGGACCTCTGGGAGAAAGATACGGTTACGGAACACCTCTGGCCATATCTGGCTTGATTACTTTGGGCCTGATTCCGCTGGCATTGATATATCGCTGGCACACAAGTCCCGAACCGAGCAGGAGGGGATAA
- a CDS encoding ASKHA domain-containing protein, translating into MSSAVRSPQSISRCPVKRLDPLIRRLSLKLTPPSLEDNRSPEARLRAAVAQLLGEVPELPLPILQSLPPVLNRDWCPVVDCLFDGRWHVVAIHGESPPPPLGLAIDLGSTTVVFYLVDLSSGEVVHQRSALNPQVKYGEDILTRLHLASKKEGLERIHHLTIEFLNREILSLAEGVGYRPQDISILALAGNTTMTHFFLNLDPSMIFREPYVPLANRFDFFPAKDLALELSPLAKVYVFPNAGSYFGGDLIAGILASGMHRHPGLNFLVDVGTNAEVVLGNQDFLVACAGAAGPALEGGILTCGMRARKGAIERVRIDPESLQVNYKVIGDVPPEGLCGSGIIDLLAQMFLAGLVDQRGRLMIEKDPSRMVEIDGQRAYVVVFPEETSHGQPIYITEADIKNLIRSKGAMYTILTVVCRSVGVSFEDIENFYVAGAFGNYIDPEAAVIIGMLPDIPLSRFQPLGNAAGQGAICLLLNRQALGEIDEILKKLTYLEMNVRGEFMQLLTGALFIPHTDPNLFPSVKAKLGSRG; encoded by the coding sequence ATGTCGAGTGCAGTCAGGAGCCCCCAGAGCATCTCTCGTTGCCCCGTTAAGAGACTTGATCCTCTCATAAGAAGGCTATCTCTGAAATTAACTCCTCCAAGTCTTGAGGATAATCGCTCCCCAGAGGCTCGATTAAGGGCTGCCGTGGCCCAGCTTTTAGGGGAGGTGCCCGAACTCCCTCTTCCAATTCTCCAGAGTCTGCCACCCGTCTTAAATAGAGATTGGTGTCCGGTGGTGGACTGCCTTTTTGATGGTCGGTGGCATGTAGTAGCCATCCACGGAGAATCTCCTCCCCCTCCTTTGGGTTTAGCTATAGATTTGGGAAGCACCACGGTGGTTTTTTATCTGGTTGATCTTTCTTCGGGAGAAGTTGTCCATCAACGTTCGGCTTTAAATCCACAGGTAAAATATGGTGAGGATATTCTTACTCGACTCCATCTGGCCTCCAAAAAGGAAGGCCTGGAGAGGATTCATCACCTAACCATAGAATTTCTTAACCGAGAGATTCTTTCTCTGGCCGAAGGGGTGGGTTATCGCCCGCAAGACATTTCTATTCTTGCCCTGGCTGGGAATACGACCATGACCCACTTCTTTCTGAACCTTGATCCCTCGATGATCTTTCGGGAGCCATATGTTCCCCTGGCTAACCGGTTTGATTTCTTTCCTGCCAAGGATCTGGCTCTTGAGCTCTCCCCTCTGGCAAAGGTCTATGTTTTTCCCAATGCCGGCAGCTACTTTGGGGGAGATCTTATCGCTGGGATTCTGGCCTCGGGGATGCACCGCCACCCTGGCCTTAACTTTTTGGTGGATGTGGGGACCAACGCCGAGGTGGTCTTGGGTAATCAGGATTTTCTGGTGGCCTGTGCTGGGGCCGCCGGCCCGGCGCTTGAGGGCGGAATTCTTACCTGCGGTATGCGGGCCAGAAAGGGAGCCATCGAGCGGGTTCGGATCGACCCCGAAAGTCTCCAGGTGAACTATAAGGTGATTGGGGATGTTCCTCCGGAGGGGCTTTGTGGTTCGGGAATTATTGATCTTTTAGCCCAGATGTTCCTGGCCGGTCTGGTGGATCAGCGAGGACGCTTGATGATCGAGAAAGATCCTTCCCGGATGGTAGAGATTGATGGCCAACGGGCTTATGTGGTTGTCTTTCCTGAGGAGACATCCCATGGTCAACCTATCTACATTACCGAGGCCGACATTAAGAATCTTATCCGTTCAAAGGGAGCCATGTACACCATTCTTACGGTGGTCTGTCGCAGTGTGGGGGTTTCTTTTGAGGACATTGAAAATTTTTATGTGGCTGGAGCCTTTGGAAATTATATAGACCCTGAGGCGGCAGTAATTATTGGCATGCTACCCGATATTCCCCTCTCGCGTTTTCAACCTTTGGGAAATGCTGCCGGCCAGGGCGCTATTTGCCTTCTGCTTAATCGCCAAGCTTTAGGCGAGATTGATGAAATCCTCAAAAAATTGACCTATCTAGAAATGAATGTTCGCGGAGAATTTATGCAACTTTTAACGGGGGCTCTCTTTATCCCCCACACAGACCCAAATCTTTTCCCCTCGGTAAAGGCCAAGCTGGGCAGCCGGGGTTAG
- a CDS encoding DUF2905 domain-containing protein — translation MSPLEGLGKLLLLFGVILVVIGLILIFGAKIPYIGRLPGDIYIKKDNFTFYFPLATSIIISIILTLILSLLNRR, via the coding sequence ATGAGCCCTCTTGAAGGGTTAGGAAAGCTGCTGCTTCTATTTGGTGTTATTTTGGTAGTTATAGGCCTGATTCTTATATTCGGGGCTAAAATCCCTTATATCGGAAGATTGCCAGGAGATATATACATCAAAAAGGATAATTTTACCTTTTATTTTCCTCTGGCCACATCGATTATCATAAGTATCATCTTAACTTTAATTCTCTCTCTGCTTAATCGTCGCTAA
- a CDS encoding epoxyqueuosine reductase QueH, with the protein MKLLLHCCCGPCSFYPVKALREEGLEAVAYFYNPNIHPFREFRRRLQAMRQMAEELKLSLIAETNYGLREYLRRVIFQEEQRCWACYLLRLEATAQKAKELRFSAFSTTLLYSRYQRHNLIQRIGQDLAYRYGLTFIYRDFRQGWPAGQRQARKMGIYLQSYCGCIFSEQERYDKKLKKGGQA; encoded by the coding sequence GTGAAACTCCTCCTTCATTGCTGCTGCGGTCCCTGTAGCTTTTATCCGGTAAAGGCCCTGAGAGAAGAAGGCCTTGAAGCGGTAGCCTATTTTTATAACCCAAATATCCACCCCTTCCGGGAGTTCCGCCGTCGTCTCCAGGCCATGCGCCAGATGGCCGAAGAGCTAAAGCTCTCTCTGATTGCCGAAACCAACTACGGTTTGAGGGAATACCTGCGACGGGTGATCTTCCAGGAGGAGCAACGTTGCTGGGCCTGCTACCTCCTTCGCCTTGAGGCCACGGCCCAAAAGGCCAAAGAGCTGAGGTTTTCGGCCTTCAGTACCACCCTTCTTTACAGCCGTTATCAGCGGCATAATCTTATACAGCGAATCGGCCAGGACTTAGCCTATCGTTATGGGCTAACTTTCATCTACCGAGATTTCCGCCAGGGATGGCCAGCGGGGCAGAGGCAGGCCCGGAAAATGGGGATATACCTTCAGTCTTACTGCGGTTGTATTTTCAGCGAACAGGAGCGCTATGACAAAAAGCTCAAAAAAGGAGGCCAGGCATGA
- a CDS encoding sensor histidine kinase, whose protein sequence is MQILVALKDYAHSLKLASSLVDSGLEAAAVNDLEAMFDGLREWPLVFIAGEEFAGLTAGEIVRMLALTEAEPLSVLIDIPPEKMAPLLLAGADLCLPPGINLDSLSEIIKRFALQEATRREADSLKERISRIEEELAFVLENIEEAVLRVKEGVIRYANPYAAQLFGIPSETLKGKKITDLSPDDIGSLVRLAGAGANTQDLIRFLGRGGQVFHGHVLIKTIAPGEALLVIRDVSQLPDLRLRNERLEILTALINLVDGLAHNLRNPLMVIGGFSRRLIQKIRRDDPLWPYFETICREVERIEDFLKESARSVSLLRGEDIRFREVDLAALIKRGVEQIHKVSLDGEFQLELLMPQDDLKTYGEEGLLERLFWRIIENAVEAMPNGGKIRIKVQHDRGFTCILIMDSGPGLPSGEEGRVFEPFYTTKPASLGLGLTEAFFITTIHRGIIDICQGELPGACIKICLPKTQGPPIHLAP, encoded by the coding sequence ATGCAAATTTTAGTAGCCTTAAAGGACTATGCCCACTCCCTCAAGCTGGCCAGCTCTCTGGTGGACAGTGGCCTTGAGGCAGCCGCAGTAAATGATTTAGAGGCCATGTTTGATGGCCTTCGAGAATGGCCGTTGGTCTTTATTGCCGGTGAGGAGTTCGCCGGGCTGACGGCCGGAGAAATCGTCCGGATGTTAGCCCTTACCGAAGCCGAACCCCTGAGTGTCTTGATCGACATTCCCCCAGAAAAAATGGCACCCCTCCTCCTGGCCGGAGCCGATCTCTGCCTGCCTCCGGGCATAAATTTGGATAGTCTTTCAGAGATAATAAAACGGTTTGCCCTCCAGGAAGCCACCAGACGAGAGGCCGACTCTCTTAAGGAAAGGATATCGCGGATAGAAGAGGAGCTGGCCTTTGTCTTGGAGAACATTGAAGAGGCCGTTTTACGAGTAAAAGAAGGTGTCATTCGTTACGCTAACCCCTATGCCGCTCAATTATTCGGGATCCCTTCGGAGACTCTTAAAGGCAAGAAGATCACCGATCTTTCCCCTGACGATATCGGTTCTCTGGTGAGATTGGCCGGAGCCGGAGCCAACACCCAGGATCTCATCCGCTTTCTAGGACGAGGGGGGCAGGTCTTCCATGGCCACGTCCTCATTAAGACTATTGCTCCCGGTGAGGCCCTTCTAGTGATAAGAGACGTTAGCCAGCTGCCCGATCTCCGGCTTCGCAATGAACGCCTGGAGATTCTGACCGCTTTGATTAACCTTGTCGATGGTCTGGCCCATAACCTTCGCAACCCTCTGATGGTTATCGGTGGGTTTTCCCGCCGGCTTATTCAGAAAATTCGTCGAGATGATCCTCTGTGGCCCTATTTTGAAACCATCTGCCGAGAGGTAGAACGAATCGAGGATTTTCTTAAAGAAAGCGCCCGTTCGGTCTCTCTCCTACGGGGAGAAGACATCCGTTTTCGAGAGGTAGATCTGGCCGCCCTCATCAAAAGGGGAGTGGAGCAGATCCACAAGGTCTCTCTTGATGGCGAATTTCAGCTGGAGCTTCTAATGCCTCAAGATGACCTCAAAACATACGGAGAAGAGGGGCTACTTGAACGACTCTTCTGGCGGATAATAGAAAATGCCGTTGAGGCTATGCCCAATGGGGGAAAGATCCGCATCAAGGTCCAACACGACCGGGGTTTTACCTGCATCTTAATCATGGACAGCGGACCCGGGCTTCCCTCAGGGGAAGAGGGCCGAGTTTTCGAACCCTTTTATACTACCAAACCAGCCTCTCTAGGGTTGGGACTCACCGAGGCCTTCTTCATCACCACTATTCATCGAGGAATTATCGATATCTGCCAGGGAGAACTTCCGGGGGCCTGTATAAAAATCTGCCTGCCCAAGACCCAAGGCCCTCCTATCCACTTGGCCCCCTAG
- a CDS encoding HDOD domain-containing protein: MINKKNSLQALQNGQRTPEAVKLIIKICQKIPPLPSSILELLQKLANPESSVRDIGQIIERDQALSAMILKQVNSAYYGLPRKVYSLRQAVALLGINEIRHLALRLSLRKTLLSEEDLFLHALKVATLSELRSGEIDPSLAYTAGLLHDIGKLVLKITFKESYQRLRGQGLWGPALQQAERELFHLDHAEAGGLLAEFWQLPPVLVEAIKNHHLSQEGVAGLVRETDEALNTGQLSDAGQKIISQIEQDQ, encoded by the coding sequence ATGATCAACAAAAAAAATTCCTTACAGGCACTCCAGAACGGTCAAAGGACCCCAGAAGCTGTCAAACTGATTATTAAGATTTGCCAGAAGATCCCCCCTCTTCCGTCTAGTATCCTAGAACTTTTACAAAAACTGGCCAATCCCGAGAGCTCCGTCCGGGATATAGGTCAGATCATTGAGAGGGACCAAGCTCTTTCAGCTATGATCCTCAAGCAGGTAAATTCCGCCTATTATGGCCTGCCTCGCAAGGTTTATTCCCTACGCCAGGCAGTGGCCCTGTTGGGGATAAACGAGATTCGACATCTGGCCTTAAGACTTTCCCTTCGAAAGACCCTTCTTAGCGAAGAAGACCTATTTCTGCACGCCCTTAAGGTAGCCACCCTAAGTGAATTAAGATCTGGTGAGATCGACCCCTCTCTGGCCTATACAGCCGGGCTCCTTCATGATATTGGAAAGTTGGTTCTCAAGATTACCTTCAAAGAAAGCTACCAGCGATTAAGGGGGCAGGGGCTCTGGGGACCAGCCCTTCAACAGGCGGAAAGGGAGCTTTTTCACCTGGATCACGCCGAGGCCGGGGGGCTTTTGGCCGAATTCTGGCAGCTACCTCCTGTACTGGTTGAGGCCATCAAGAATCACCATCTGAGTCAAGAAGGGGTTGCCGGCCTGGTAAGGGAAACCGATGAGGCCCTGAATACCGGCCAGCTAAGTGACGCGGGACAAAAGATTATTTCCCAAATAGAACAGGATCAATAA
- a CDS encoding recombinase family protein: MNCAIYTRVSTDTQAEKEFSSCEAQEEKIKAFIKSQNNWKVFKVYSDPGFSGANLNRPALQELLEDIKQGKINIVLVYKIDRLTRSPKDFYYLMEIFEKYKVDFISITERFDTSTPAGRLLRNIMLTFAQFERELASERTKDKMLQRAEKGLWNGGIPPFGYKALNKKLIPDEKESKIVKLIFETYVETGSVAEVYNTLKEKNILNRYGKVFTKTSIKNILSNPVYIGKLKYAGKIYNGLHQPIISELLFNEAQELHKKKIRKMKLFRNYLFAGLVTCDECGSKMTPTYTNKKAKRGRRRYFYYRCTSTLKRDWQVCTTRQVNADRLEQFVLENLERVSRDEPYIENLVFRLNHNPDELVRNSLIKNRVSGDRAGFELRKEQLKIDPQGLIFQLKTFLSTLSSLSRAEQVLLIRERIDSIKYSKKRIRVNFKYSLKINNLNHSQQGSGQVGVGGGRLEKENQNFFSSCPSDLVRNKEMAPGEGLEPPT; the protein is encoded by the coding sequence ATGAATTGTGCAATCTATACAAGGGTATCAACCGATACTCAAGCTGAAAAAGAATTTTCCTCCTGTGAAGCTCAGGAAGAAAAGATAAAAGCTTTTATTAAAAGCCAGAATAATTGGAAAGTTTTTAAGGTTTATTCTGATCCCGGTTTTTCTGGAGCAAATCTTAATCGACCAGCCTTACAAGAATTACTTGAAGACATTAAACAAGGCAAAATTAACATAGTCTTAGTTTATAAGATTGATAGACTTACCCGTTCTCCTAAAGATTTCTACTACTTAATGGAGATTTTTGAAAAATACAAAGTTGATTTTATCTCAATCACAGAAAGATTTGATACCTCTACTCCAGCAGGAAGGCTTTTAAGAAATATAATGCTTACTTTTGCTCAGTTTGAAAGAGAGTTAGCAAGCGAAAGAACAAAAGATAAAATGCTTCAACGGGCAGAAAAAGGATTGTGGAATGGTGGCATTCCTCCCTTTGGATATAAAGCATTAAATAAAAAACTTATTCCCGATGAGAAAGAATCTAAGATTGTAAAGTTGATATTTGAAACCTATGTTGAGACTGGCTCAGTAGCAGAAGTTTATAACACACTAAAAGAGAAAAACATTTTAAACAGGTATGGCAAAGTTTTTACTAAAACAAGTATTAAAAATATCCTTTCTAATCCTGTCTATATCGGAAAGTTAAAATATGCTGGGAAAATTTATAATGGATTGCACCAGCCTATAATTAGTGAACTTCTCTTCAACGAAGCCCAAGAACTACACAAAAAGAAAATTAGAAAAATGAAGCTCTTTAGAAATTATCTTTTTGCTGGTTTAGTCACCTGTGACGAATGCGGATCAAAAATGACACCTACCTATACAAACAAAAAAGCAAAAAGAGGAAGAAGGAGATATTTTTATTATAGGTGCACCTCTACTCTAAAAAGAGACTGGCAGGTATGTACTACAAGACAGGTAAATGCTGATAGATTAGAACAATTTGTTTTAGAGAATTTAGAAAGAGTATCTAGAGATGAGCCTTATATTGAAAATCTTGTGTTTAGACTAAATCATAATCCAGATGAGTTAGTTCGAAATTCCCTTATAAAAAATAGAGTATCGGGCGACCGGGCTGGATTCGAACTAAGAAAGGAGCAATTGAAAATTGATCCTCAAGGTTTAATTTTCCAACTTAAAACCTTCCTTAGTACCCTCTCCTCCCTCTCCCGAGCCGAGCAGGTTCTTTTAATAAGAGAAAGAATTGACTCAATAAAATATTCCAAAAAGAGAATCAGGGTAAACTTTAAATATTCTTTAAAGATCAATAACTTAAACCACTCTCAACAAGGTTCTGGTCAAGTGGGGGTGGGTGGTGGGCGTTTAGAAAAAGAGAATCAAAATTTCTTTTCCTCTTGCCCGTCTGATTTAGTTCGAAATAAAGAAATGGCTCCCGGGGAGGGACTCGAACCCCCAACCTAG
- a CDS encoding ATP-dependent nuclease — MRIKKFIIQDFRSIKNSGEVNLEPEITVLIGKNESGKTNILKALESFNGDYEYTDSDLCIYSATKKKLESGEIEKEDVPIITIWFEIEKEDKEKLKEIHSQLTKINTIKITKFFDNTYEVEIDNVDLEKIEEESFNKIAIDFKNEITAFKEKLDSHAQRYSPFSSAKQQYEQILSQIESYSPQEDPNIDTTFSSFYTQLRSLPNQDTYIQNDIESFIKKLDQYKLEFKKILAGEDSIIDKILKITPQFIYFNTMEELTDTVRIDEFLEEREKYKTLNNLLKLAGLDVERLKDVDHYERLAAESEASATITGYINESWKQEKVNIKLRLDSGEIIVYIEDEVGALDPPTRRSQGFQWFLSFYINFTAGSKGELKNTVILLDDPGVYLHPSGQRDLLNTLEKISKHNQIIFTTHSPFLIDRKNLQRVRIVSKEKDRIGTKIEEKFYISKYDALEPIRASIGMTIGDSLFTTKKNILVEGFSDFLILEAFSKICKEEGLNHIELDNREISIIPVGGAEKMPYFSTLLSKENLNFVVLLDHDSEGRKIKKELIEKFEIEENLILTLDKITENPGEDAEIEDLIDFELYLQAVNIAYKKIFKEKLNKEKIEASDLERPNFSGLKKYFRKKKIGQSGKIDKIKVAKALISILPETEINKQNLSKWDSLFNSLKQALQL; from the coding sequence ATGAGAATAAAAAAATTTATCATACAAGACTTCAGATCAATTAAAAATTCGGGCGAGGTTAATTTAGAGCCTGAAATTACGGTCTTAATAGGCAAAAATGAGTCTGGCAAGACTAATATTCTTAAAGCATTAGAATCTTTCAATGGTGATTATGAATATACTGATAGCGACTTGTGTATTTATTCTGCGACAAAGAAAAAATTAGAGTCAGGGGAGATAGAAAAAGAAGATGTTCCTATTATAACTATTTGGTTTGAAATCGAAAAAGAAGATAAGGAAAAATTAAAAGAAATTCACTCCCAGCTTACTAAAATAAACACTATTAAAATTACCAAATTTTTTGATAATACCTACGAAGTGGAAATAGATAATGTTGATTTAGAAAAAATAGAAGAAGAGAGTTTTAATAAAATTGCAATTGATTTTAAGAACGAAATTACTGCCTTTAAAGAAAAACTTGATTCACACGCTCAAAGATATTCTCCTTTCTCCTCTGCCAAACAACAGTATGAGCAAATATTATCACAGATTGAGTCCTATAGTCCACAAGAAGACCCAAATATCGATACAACATTTAGCTCCTTCTACACCCAATTAAGAAGTCTCCCAAACCAAGATACTTATATTCAAAATGATATTGAATCATTTATAAAAAAACTTGACCAATATAAATTAGAATTCAAAAAAATCTTAGCAGGAGAAGATAGTATAATCGACAAAATTTTAAAAATAACACCTCAATTTATCTATTTCAACACAATGGAAGAACTTACTGATACGGTAAGAATAGATGAATTTTTAGAAGAGAGGGAGAAATACAAAACCCTTAATAATCTATTAAAACTTGCAGGGTTAGATGTGGAACGATTAAAAGATGTAGATCATTATGAGAGGCTAGCTGCAGAAAGCGAAGCTTCTGCTACTATAACTGGATATATAAACGAATCATGGAAACAAGAAAAAGTAAACATAAAACTGAGACTAGATAGTGGGGAAATTATAGTTTATATTGAGGATGAAGTAGGAGCCTTAGATCCACCAACTAGAAGAAGTCAAGGTTTCCAATGGTTCCTTTCTTTTTATATCAATTTTACAGCAGGGTCTAAAGGTGAGCTCAAGAATACAGTTATTCTCCTTGACGATCCTGGTGTATATTTACATCCTTCAGGACAGAGAGATTTATTAAACACACTAGAAAAAATTTCTAAACACAATCAAATAATTTTCACTACCCATTCTCCCTTTTTAATAGATAGAAAAAATTTGCAGAGAGTTAGAATTGTAAGTAAAGAAAAGGACCGAATAGGAACCAAAATAGAGGAAAAATTTTATATTAGCAAATATGATGCACTAGAACCTATCAGAGCTTCTATAGGAATGACAATTGGAGATTCTTTATTTACTACTAAGAAAAACATTTTAGTAGAAGGATTTTCTGATTTTTTGATATTAGAAGCATTTTCAAAAATATGTAAAGAAGAAGGATTAAATCATATAGAGTTAGATAATAGAGAAATTTCTATCATCCCTGTTGGTGGTGCTGAAAAAATGCCTTATTTCTCTACTCTTCTAAGTAAAGAAAACTTAAATTTTGTTGTGCTATTAGATCATGATAGTGAAGGAAGAAAAATCAAAAAAGAATTAATAGAAAAATTTGAAATAGAAGAAAATCTGATCTTGACCCTTGATAAAATTACTGAAAACCCGGGAGAAGATGCCGAAATAGAAGACCTAATTGATTTCGAATTATATCTTCAGGCTGTAAATATAGCGTATAAAAAAATATTTAAAGAGAAACTTAACAAAGAAAAAATAGAAGCTTCAGACTTAGAAAGACCTAACTTTAGCGGCTTAAAGAAATACTTTAGAAAGAAAAAAATTGGACAATCAGGAAAAATAGATAAAATTAAAGTAGCTAAAGCGTTAATCTCTATCCTTCCAGAGACTGAAATTAATAAACAAAATCTTTCCAAATGGGACTCTCTTTTTAATTCTTTAAAACAAGCTTTACAGCTATGA
- a CDS encoding helix-turn-helix domain-containing protein has protein sequence MKDEKIPEKLMTLEEVAEYLRLSVHTIYKMAQKGKIPALKAGKKWRFRKEDIDRWLTQRSYNLPKEKK, from the coding sequence ATGAAAGACGAAAAGATACCAGAAAAGCTAATGACTTTAGAAGAAGTAGCTGAATATTTAAGGCTTAGTGTCCATACTATCTATAAGATGGCACAAAAAGGGAAAATACCCGCTTTAAAGGCTGGTAAGAAATGGAGATTTAGGAAAGAGGATATCGATAGGTGGCTTACTCAAAGATCTTATAATTTACCCAAGGAGAAAAAATGA
- a CDS encoding helix-turn-helix domain-containing protein: MTNKEEKLMTVKEVAEYLRLDEHTVYRMARKGEIPAFKIAGQWKYIFNCYQKIA; the protein is encoded by the coding sequence ATGACCAATAAAGAAGAAAAATTGATGACCGTAAAAGAGGTGGCAGAATATTTAAGGCTTGATGAACATACAGTTTACAGAATGGCAAGAAAAGGAGAAATCCCAGCCTTTAAAATCGCTGGTCAGTGGAAATATATTTTTAATTGTTATCAAAAAATTGCTTAA